The following proteins are co-located in the Imtechella halotolerans genome:
- a CDS encoding polysaccharide deacetylase family protein: MFLVYTEKITPRFTYIFKHIFGRMLNVDVRFTSDQDFFLKYQGAKFIYARNSIGNSPFIRMHDLLLEQGINDVEIYIQDWDEIPCFFPTSKNCFLPFDVFAASFYLLSRYEEYLPHLKDEHGRYPASESLAFKNGFLEFPVVDIWIHKLKTILLKLFPEVVFPSRIFEKQLLMDVSASYEFKEKDVLRTIGATLLDLSKLHIGRVFERFSVLFGIQRDAYDNFDELLQFQKDQKWKTIYFFLFADYSTYDKNSSVNSKRFKELIKKIADYTIVSLMASYETHNDLANLKKERKRLINVINRPVKRVRVRFNRIQIPETYRNLTDAEFNEDYTMGYTNYVGFRAGTCTPFYFYDVGYEVQLPILVNSFCLQDKAFQHYSNKKVILRKVQSMHAAVEAVNGRFLMVFSNEIIGGKSYVDWKTLYKEIVNL; encoded by the coding sequence ATGTTTCTCGTTTATACCGAAAAAATAACTCCTCGTTTTACCTATATATTTAAGCATATTTTTGGAAGAATGCTAAACGTGGATGTTCGTTTTACTTCAGATCAAGATTTTTTTTTAAAATATCAAGGTGCTAAATTCATTTATGCACGTAATTCTATAGGAAATTCTCCATTTATTCGAATGCATGATTTGTTGCTGGAACAAGGAATAAATGATGTAGAAATATATATTCAGGATTGGGATGAAATTCCATGTTTTTTTCCAACATCAAAGAATTGTTTTCTTCCTTTTGATGTATTTGCGGCGAGTTTTTATTTGTTGAGCCGGTATGAGGAATATTTACCTCATTTAAAAGATGAGCATGGTAGATATCCAGCTTCTGAAAGCCTTGCTTTTAAGAATGGTTTTTTGGAATTTCCTGTAGTTGATATATGGATACATAAATTAAAAACTATTTTACTCAAATTGTTTCCTGAGGTAGTTTTTCCTTCACGTATTTTTGAGAAGCAATTATTAATGGATGTTTCAGCTTCCTATGAGTTTAAAGAGAAGGATGTTCTTCGGACAATCGGAGCCACTTTACTTGATTTAAGTAAATTACATATTGGAAGGGTTTTTGAGCGTTTTTCAGTATTGTTTGGAATTCAAAGGGATGCATATGATAATTTTGATGAATTGTTACAATTTCAGAAAGATCAAAAATGGAAGACTATATACTTTTTTCTTTTTGCTGACTATTCAACTTATGATAAAAATAGTTCAGTTAATAGTAAGCGCTTTAAAGAATTAATTAAGAAAATAGCCGATTACACGATCGTATCCTTAATGGCTTCATATGAAACTCATAATGATTTGGCTAACCTTAAAAAGGAACGAAAAAGGCTAATAAATGTAATTAATCGTCCTGTAAAAAGAGTACGGGTACGATTTAATCGAATCCAAATCCCTGAAACATATCGGAACCTTACAGATGCTGAATTTAATGAAGACTATACAATGGGGTATACTAATTATGTAGGTTTTAGAGCTGGTACTTGTACACCTTTTTATTTTTATGATGTTGGGTATGAGGTTCAGTTACCAATTTTAGTAAATTCGTTTTGTCTTCAAGACAAAGCTTTTCAACATTATTCCAATAAAAAAGTAATTTTAAGAAAAGTTCAATCCATGCATGCAGCAGTTGAGGCTGTTAATGGTAGATTTTTAATGGTATTTTCAAATGAAATAATTGGTGGAAAATCTTATGTAGATTGGAAAACACTTTATAAAGAAATAGTAAACTTATGA
- a CDS encoding YjjG family noncanonical pyrimidine nucleotidase, with product MTKEMITDLFFDLDHTLWDFERNSALTFEEILEIHNVRVDLADFLEVYVPINLHYWKLYRDEQITKEVLRYERLNKTFEELKITVSNSTIIQLSEDYIRVLPRYNHLFNNANEILSYLQPKYKLHIITNGFEEVQNDKLKNSGIAHYFDHIINSESVGVKKPNPLIFEHAMDKASSTPLQSVMIGDNLEADILGARNVGMHTIHFNVHDGTPNEFGITINDLLEIKQYL from the coding sequence ATGACAAAAGAAATGATAACTGATCTGTTTTTTGATCTGGATCATACCTTGTGGGATTTTGAACGTAATTCAGCACTTACCTTTGAAGAAATATTGGAGATTCACAATGTTAGGGTAGATTTAGCAGATTTTCTAGAGGTATATGTACCTATTAATTTGCATTATTGGAAATTGTACAGAGATGAGCAAATTACTAAGGAAGTATTGCGTTATGAGCGTTTAAATAAAACTTTTGAAGAACTTAAAATTACGGTAAGTAACTCAACTATTATCCAACTTTCAGAGGATTACATTCGAGTTTTACCTCGTTATAATCATTTATTTAATAATGCAAATGAAATATTATCATATCTTCAACCTAAATATAAACTCCATATTATTACAAATGGGTTTGAAGAAGTTCAAAATGATAAATTAAAAAATTCTGGAATTGCCCATTACTTTGATCATATTATCAATTCTGAGTCAGTAGGAGTAAAGAAGCCTAACCCTTTGATTTTTGAACACGCCATGGATAAAGCATCTTCGACACCCTTACAATCAGTAATGATAGGAGATAATTTAGAGGCTGACATTCTAGGAGCACGGAATGTTGGAATGCACACGATTCATTTTAATGTGCATGATGGAACACCAAATGAGTTTGGCATTACCATTAATGATCTTTTAGAAATTAAACAGTATCTTTAA